A genome region from Candidatus Parcubacteria bacterium includes the following:
- a CDS encoding type II secretion system protein — MSIFHKSKKGFTLIELLVVIAIIGVLSSIVLVSLSGARDRARDAVRQSDMSQIRKALEVYYANHEHYPSTGSITTTYCDLGCTGVCGHASAREKWIPDLVENGYFAELPRDPNPKDQARGSSNKAACYMYASDGNKYILSAWATVESGPINVNHGFYSRAGFREVSICDQFYLCDHPNIGNPAWGDYYRYSYTITSDNFGCSW, encoded by the coding sequence ATGTCAATTTTTCATAAAAGTAAAAAAGGTTTTACTCTCATAGAACTGTTGGTTGTTATTGCTATTATTGGAGTTTTATCAAGTATTGTTTTAGTTAGTTTAAGCGGAGCAAGAGACAGAGCGCGAGATGCTGTCAGACAAAGTGATATGAGTCAAATTAGAAAAGCCTTAGAGGTATATTATGCTAATCACGAACACTATCCTAGTACAGGGAGTATTACAACTACATATTGTGATCTTGGTTGTACAGGTGTATGTGGACACGCTAGTGCTCGTGAAAAATGGATACCGGATTTAGTAGAAAATGGTTATTTTGCCGAATTACCTCGTGATCCTAATCCTAAAGATCAAGCCAGAGGGTCTAGTAATAAAGCTGCTTGTTATATGTATGCTAGCGATGGAAATAAATATATTTTAAGCGCTTGGGCTACTGTAGAGAGTGGTCCTATAAATGTAAATCATGGTTTTTATAGCAGAGCAGGATTTAGAGAGGTTAGTATTTGTGATCAATTTTATCTTTGTGATCATCCTAATATAGGTAATCCAGCTTGGGGAGATTATTATAGATATTCATATACAATCACTAGTGATAATTTTGGTTGTAGCTGGTAA
- a CDS encoding type II secretion system protein — protein sequence MSIFYKNKKGFTLIELLVVIAVIGVLSSIVLVSLSGARDRARDAIRKSDMSQIRKALEVYWSTYEHYPPEGLCCDTSVGANPIADYCWVGCQSNPPGDYWDANSDLQDLVTADITSVIPVDPINDATYGYWYEPDNIGQGVPPCQVNSCRYVLCCRLETGGNYCVHSLEKGS from the coding sequence ATGTCAATTTTTTATAAAAATAAAAAAGGATTTACTCTTATTGAACTATTGGTTGTTATCGCTGTAATTGGAGTTTTATCTAGTATTGTTTTAGTTAGTTTAAGCGGAGCAAGAGACAGAGCGCGAGATGCTATCAGAAAAAGTGATATGAGTCAAATTAGAAAAGCCTTAGAGGTATATTGGTCTACTTATGAACATTATCCTCCAGAAGGTTTATGTTGTGATACAAGCGTTGGAGCTAATCCGATTGCGGATTACTGTTGGGTGGGTTGTCAAAGTAATCCACCCGGTGATTACTGGGACGCTAATAGTGACCTTCAAGATTTAGTTACTGCTGATATAACATCTGTAATTCCTGTTGATCCTATCAATGACGCTACTTATGGTTACTGGTATGAACCTGATAATATTGGTCAAGGTGTTCCTCCCTGCCAAGTAAATAGTTGTAGATATGTATTGTGTTGTAGATTAGAAACTGGAGGAAATTATTGTGTTCATAGTTTAGAGAAAGGATCTTAA
- a CDS encoding IPTL-CTERM sorting domain-containing protein — translation MKKRKMNVKRSKGIIGMVLIVVILALSLTAVSASEVQIEKMQQVSSANGCLAIIEVHDCGTDALITNAEVVWDDGNITYTDENGRTSQRVSTGWHTVNISKLSPGENECYDSFSVDFYCYSCGNTVMVKVCLDSCPCPPVSVPALSPIGIVLLVSLLGLCSLVVMRRQKQK, via the coding sequence GTGAAAAAGAGAAAAATGAACGTAAAAAGAAGCAAAGGAATAATTGGAATGGTATTGATAGTAGTGATATTAGCTCTTTCGCTTACAGCGGTTTCAGCAAGTGAAGTTCAAATCGAGAAGATGCAACAGGTCAGTTCTGCAAATGGATGTTTAGCCATTATTGAAGTGCATGATTGCGGCACAGACGCACTTATTACCAATGCTGAAGTAGTCTGGGATGACGGTAATATTACATATACAGATGAGAACGGAAGGACAAGTCAACGAGTGTCAACAGGATGGCATACGGTCAACATTTCAAAGCTTAGTCCGGGCGAAAACGAGTGTTACGATAGTTTTTCAGTGGACTTTTACTGCTATTCTTGCGGCAATACAGTAATGGTAAAGGTTTGCTTGGATAGCTGTCCCTGCCCGCCAGTTTCAGTGCCGGCATTATCGCCGATCGGAATAGTATTATTGGTCTCATTGCTAGGACTATGTAGTTTAGTCGTAATGAGACGGCAGAAGCAAAAGTAA
- a CDS encoding lamin tail domain-containing protein, with protein MSREESQYYKALKIPVRVIETESKPKNQFGGKAIVLFLCLFLILGQIQILSAFEAHIINVTATIINDVPASDPPGGQFCNEDIVTAELTISLSDSIIWYTLDGTDPICYNSNGQGYVDPIVLPEGITVLKARSCHDAQQSIIISWTFDISSEYCEPSPNDCMKINEVYYHPDPEHQGKPNEEKFEWIELYNNCEETVNLKDWYIEDNSGGQEIIHQNYPIDPHEFVIIAANAAVWNTYWDIIPANAIKIALGGNMMFDGLDNDGDRVFLYDNNGNEIDAVSWGTDDSAFVPPVDDVDEGHSIARNPLAHDTDTADDWEDLPSPNPGTNPHSFQMIIVDLPDIDPLNINPIETVTLEEDGIGLPDIDPIGTSTPAMDGIGIDPVETTTSAQDGIN; from the coding sequence ATGTCAAGAGAGGAATCACAATATTATAAGGCACTAAAAATACCAGTAAGGGTTATTGAAACAGAAAGCAAGCCAAAAAATCAATTTGGAGGCAAGGCCATTGTTTTATTTTTATGTTTGTTTTTAATTTTAGGACAGATTCAAATCCTTTCTGCTTTTGAAGCGCATATTATAAATGTGACTGCCACTATTATTAATGATGTTCCTGCGAGCGATCCGCCAGGCGGTCAGTTTTGCAATGAAGATATAGTTACAGCCGAGCTGACAATAAGCTTGTCTGACAGCATTATTTGGTACACCTTAGACGGCACTGATCCAATTTGCTATAACAGCAATGGCCAGGGGTATGTGGATCCCATTGTCCTGCCAGAAGGCATAACTGTTTTAAAGGCAAGATCCTGCCACGACGCACAGCAGAGCATTATTATTTCCTGGACTTTTGATATTTCTTCTGAATATTGCGAACCCTCGCCAAACGATTGTATGAAAATTAATGAAGTGTATTATCATCCTGACCCAGAGCATCAGGGCAAGCCAAACGAAGAAAAGTTTGAATGGATTGAACTTTACAATAATTGCGAGGAAACAGTAAATTTAAAGGACTGGTATATTGAAGATAATAGCGGCGGCCAGGAAATTATCCATCAGAATTATCCAATTGATCCGCACGAGTTTGTAATAATAGCTGCCAATGCCGCTGTCTGGAATACTTATTGGGATATAATTCCAGCAAATGCAATTAAAATTGCTTTGGGCGGCAATATGATGTTTGACGGCTTGGATAATGACGGCGACAGAGTATTTTTATACGATAATAATGGCAATGAAATAGACGCTGTCAGCTGGGGGACTGATGATTCTGCTTTTGTTCCTCCAGTTGATGATGTTGACGAAGGCCATTCTATTGCCAGAAATCCTTTAGCCCATGACACTGATACAGCAGATGACTGGGAAGATTTACCAAGCCCGAATCCAGGAACTAATCCTCATTCTTTTCAAATGATCATAGTTGATTTGCCAGATATTGACCCGTTGAATATTAATCCTATTGAAACAGTCACATTAGAAGAAGATGGAATTGGACTGCCAGATATTGATCCTATTGGGACAAGTACGCCAGCAATGGATGGAATTGGAATTGATCCTGTTGAAACAACCACTTCTGCGCAAGACGGCATAAATTAA
- a CDS encoding signal peptidase I codes for MRKIFKDISIWILYIAVLICLIYAVPRALAYILKTEYPMAAITSSSMWPSLKKGDLVLIKGIQDKKEIKIGDIIVYENPRGFTIHRVIKTGENTLITKGDANNSSDSAIRYEDVIGRTLTFNEKTMKIPLLGNLSIIFNKKSI; via the coding sequence ATGAGAAAAATTTTTAAAGACATTTCAATTTGGATTTTATACATTGCTGTTTTGATTTGCTTGATTTATGCAGTGCCAAGAGCATTGGCTTATATTTTGAAAACAGAATATCCTATGGCAGCTATTACATCAAGCTCAATGTGGCCTTCTTTAAAAAAAGGCGACTTGGTTTTAATCAAGGGAATCCAGGATAAAAAAGAAATAAAGATAGGGGATATTATTGTTTATGAAAATCCGAGAGGATTTACTATTCACAGGGTTATAAAAACAGGGGAGAACACTTTGATTACCAAAGGCGATGCAAATAATTCTTCTGATTCTGCTATCAGATATGAAGATGTTATTGGCAGAACTTTGACATTTAACGAAAAAACCATGAAAATTCCTCTTTTAGGAAATCTTAGCATTATATTTAATAAAAAAAGCATATAA
- a CDS encoding VWA domain-containing protein: MVKKILLGLFTIGVVVGGVAAMSAFEAHIINVTAHIENALKVDTKEIKFGTVFPQEKFVENIWISLSDSFLKENRVDDVEYKIVQKPKFKVYPKADVLFAFDTTGSMAYAIDDAKTNAIEIMDTLKTLIPDAGFGVVKFEDYNFHPYGVSGDTPYTLTQSITTDTSVVAGAINALTIGSGGDLPQSYTRVMYESYTDTAIDWRPSTQQILIILGDHVSHDDNLTQDPIYGLAPWAVPNPWITGYPTSFLDPGPDGLENTADDLDFQTTLKAMADNNIILYYLSYGGYDYEWDWWCAKTSGSAVEASDYGTIPEAIKGLFVYKNLCPYLSKLKKEIDPDEYQMDTNIPDDIGVPSPHGPGAIASGYMSKLYNDIRDGWDIDLVVPCFIGMCDQDYDPAVYGPPLDPRLEGQDFGCDLWIEITDISELPI; encoded by the coding sequence ATGGTTAAAAAAATTCTACTTGGTTTATTCACTATTGGAGTAGTCGTCGGTGGCGTAGCAGCAATGTCTGCTTTTGAAGCGCATATTATTAATGTGACTGCTCATATTGAAAATGCCTTAAAAGTTGACACAAAAGAAATTAAATTTGGAACTGTTTTTCCGCAGGAAAAGTTTGTAGAAAATATTTGGATTTCTCTAAGCGACTCTTTTCTAAAGGAAAATCGGGTTGATGATGTAGAATATAAGATAGTTCAGAAGCCGAAATTCAAGGTTTATCCTAAGGCAGATGTTTTGTTTGCTTTTGATACTACTGGAAGTATGGCATATGCCATTGATGATGCTAAAACCAATGCCATTGAGATTATGGATACGCTCAAGACATTAATTCCTGATGCTGGTTTTGGAGTAGTAAAGTTTGAGGATTATAATTTTCATCCTTATGGTGTTTCAGGTGATACTCCTTATACCCTTACTCAATCAATAACCACAGATACCAGTGTAGTAGCAGGTGCTATTAACGCGTTAACTATTGGTTCTGGAGGAGATCTTCCGCAAAGCTATACCAGGGTAATGTATGAAAGTTATACAGACACTGCTATTGATTGGCGTCCAAGCACCCAGCAGATTTTAATTATCTTAGGCGATCATGTTTCTCATGATGATAATCTGACTCAAGACCCGATTTACGGATTAGCTCCCTGGGCAGTTCCAAATCCCTGGATCACTGGTTATCCGACTAGCTTTTTAGATCCAGGACCAGATGGGCTTGAAAATACTGCTGATGATTTGGATTTCCAAACCACTCTTAAAGCAATGGCAGACAATAACATTATTCTCTATTATCTAAGCTATGGAGGTTATGATTATGAGTGGGATTGGTGGTGCGCAAAAACCAGCGGCAGTGCAGTAGAGGCAAGCGATTATGGCACTATTCCTGAAGCCATCAAGGGATTATTTGTTTATAAGAATCTTTGTCCTTATCTTTCAAAGTTGAAGAAAGAGATAGATCCTGACGAATATCAGATGGATACAAATATTCCGGATGATATTGGAGTGCCTTCGCCTCATGGACCAGGAGCAATAGCTTCCGGCTATATGAGTAAGTTATATAACGATATAAGAGACGGTTGGGATATTGATTTAGTTGTGCCTTGTTTTATAGGAATGTGCGACCAGGATTACGATCCAGCAGTATATGGTCCGCCTCTTGACCCAAGATTAGAAGGTCAGGACTTTGGCTGTGATTTGTGGATAGAAATAACTGACATCAGCGAATTACCAATATGA
- a CDS encoding DUF1349 domain-containing protein: MTKKILVGLLTVGVVVSGVAVMSAFEAHVINVTAHIENALSVDPQEIDFGVVFPQEYVEKQFTVKLSDSFCEQDRAHDVYYKIVQKPKPLPNDEFLYKDVVGNAVLNPWYTFINPTPADGSDYSILGGVLTITAAPYDDLFGLPDSPPGHNYTAPRMLTGVTGDFTIETKVTAIPTQDYQGAGLLVYGSDGNLIRLELVNFGWFDRNIYMESQENYVKVAKRWTGGEAPNIPTEVYLRITRTADQFNGYYSTDGTTWTEVPYAEGENPIVNESIGDRPQAGVAVTANGNTTGMFSAEFEYFKGGVYKDLCRFLSKLPKEEEDGDEGVLSYYVDGDLDYCRNPGPHIAFGHLEKTSDEEDGWTVDLKVPPVEGYVGQDWPESCADYTVPHDSLTYGCDLWIEVTELSYWQCSDGIDNDQDQLIDEHDPGCHSDGNASNPASYVPNDDNETDD, from the coding sequence ATGACAAAAAAAATATTAGTCGGTTTATTAACTGTTGGTGTAGTTGTAAGCGGTGTAGCTGTGATGTCAGCTTTTGAAGCCCACGTCATCAACGTCACCGCCCACATTGAGAATGCTCTTTCTGTTGACCCGCAAGAAATTGATTTTGGCGTTGTCTTTCCTCAAGAATATGTAGAAAAACAATTTACAGTTAAATTAAGCGATTCTTTTTGTGAGCAGGACAGAGCGCATGATGTATATTACAAAATAGTTCAAAAACCAAAGCCGCTTCCTAATGATGAGTTTCTTTATAAAGATGTTGTTGGAAATGCTGTGTTAAATCCTTGGTATACATTTATTAACCCAACACCTGCTGACGGGAGTGATTACTCAATTTTAGGCGGAGTGTTGACGATTACTGCCGCACCTTATGACGATCTTTTCGGTCTTCCTGATTCACCACCCGGGCACAATTACACTGCGCCGAGAATGTTGACTGGTGTAACTGGCGATTTTACTATTGAAACAAAAGTTACAGCTATTCCGACTCAAGATTATCAAGGCGCTGGTTTGTTAGTTTATGGAAGTGATGGAAATTTAATCCGTTTAGAGTTGGTTAATTTCGGCTGGTTTGACAGGAATATTTACATGGAAAGTCAAGAAAATTATGTAAAAGTTGCAAAAAGGTGGACAGGAGGTGAAGCACCCAATATCCCAACCGAGGTGTATTTGCGCATAACAAGAACAGCCGATCAATTTAATGGTTATTACAGTACTGATGGTACAACATGGACCGAAGTACCTTACGCCGAAGGTGAGAATCCAATTGTCAATGAAAGCATTGGAGACCGTCCCCAGGCAGGTGTGGCTGTAACAGCTAATGGAAATACCACAGGAATGTTCTCAGCTGAATTTGAGTATTTCAAAGGCGGTGTTTACAAAGACCTTTGCAGGTTCCTTTCTAAACTGCCAAAGGAAGAGGAAGATGGAGATGAGGGAGTGCTAAGTTATTACGTTGACGGTGATCTAGATTACTGCAGGAATCCGGGACCACATATCGCTTTTGGTCACTTAGAAAAAACCTCTGACGAGGAAGATGGTTGGACAGTTGACCTTAAAGTTCCGCCAGTTGAAGGTTATGTAGGCCAGGATTGGCCAGAGAGTTGTGCCGATTACACTGTACCTCATGACAGTTTAACTTACGGCTGTGATCTCTGGATTGAAGTAACCGAACTTAGTTACTGGCAGTGCAGTGATGGGATAGATAATGATCAAGATCAGCTAATAGATGAGCATGATCCGGGATGTCACTCTGACGGAAACGCTAGTAATCCAGCAAGTTATGTTCCAAATGATGACAATGAAACTGATGATTAA
- a CDS encoding fibronectin type III domain-containing protein: MKILSKTILISLIALFGAGVLFVQPTLAGPPLTIEFEQDPLFSNTDIKPGDSVTKWIKVTNHYYDQTKPIAVEAINYPGFPDSNNVPTDDLSRALDIVISQGATVLYNKTLYDFYVDGETYLSDIGPEQTIQYDFTISFPSEKENEWQNKTTCFDILIGFQGEEGGNGGNGGNGNGGDGNGGGGGGYSPPPGLTILDESVYAATTGTCEVIITWTTSYNSTSQVIYAQEGEAHYLNPMTPPYYGYARKTPEYDTDPKVKEHSVTISGLTPLTTYYYRAVSHASPATISMQHTFTTTSCSELYEEEVPGEEEPPAETPPAGPGPGEEIVIGPGPGEEIPPAEEVEEAIAQVPSEEEEEVEEPEESALANFLASLSDIFNGCFPWWLILILALYPLMKLINIQKEKKKEFPLTTKNTLKNHERVWLILTLFLVFLALYFYYIHYFCIAVWILLVLGLATFLIRYFILRQGKANQAQDQINLGL; the protein is encoded by the coding sequence ATGAAAATTTTATCTAAAACAATTTTAATCTCTTTAATCGCTCTCTTTGGCGCCGGAGTTTTATTTGTCCAGCCGACTTTGGCTGGTCCTCCTTTAACTATTGAATTTGAACAAGATCCTTTATTTTCTAATACAGATATAAAGCCAGGAGATAGTGTCACTAAATGGATAAAGGTAACTAATCATTATTACGATCAGACAAAGCCAATTGCTGTTGAAGCAATAAATTATCCCGGCTTTCCAGATTCTAACAATGTTCCAACTGATGATTTATCCCGAGCTTTAGACATAGTTATCAGCCAAGGAGCAACAGTTTTATATAATAAAACCCTGTATGATTTTTATGTTGACGGTGAAACTTATTTATCTGATATTGGCCCTGAACAAACAATTCAATATGATTTTACGATTTCTTTTCCTTCTGAAAAAGAAAATGAATGGCAGAATAAAACCACTTGTTTTGATATTTTAATCGGCTTCCAAGGTGAAGAAGGCGGCAATGGCGGTAATGGCGGCAATGGCAATGGCGGAGACGGCAATGGCGGCGGTGGAGGCGGTTATTCTCCTCCTCCTGGTTTAACTATTTTAGATGAATCAGTTTATGCTGCTACTACAGGAACTTGTGAAGTAATAATTACTTGGACAACTAGCTATAATTCTACCAGCCAGGTAATTTATGCTCAAGAAGGCGAGGCGCATTATTTAAATCCAATGACTCCTCCTTATTATGGTTATGCCCGTAAGACACCTGAATATGATACTGATCCAAAAGTTAAGGAACATTCAGTAACTATTTCCGGCTTAACTCCTTTGACTACTTATTATTATCGGGCTGTCTCTCACGCTTCGCCTGCAACAATCAGCATGCAGCATACTTTTACTACCACTTCTTGCTCTGAATTATATGAAGAAGAAGTCCCAGGCGAAGAAGAACCTCCTGCTGAAACTCCTCCTGCTGGACCTGGACCAGGCGAAGAAATAGTTATTGGCCCAGGTCCAGGAGAGGAAATTCCTCCTGCTGAAGAGGTAGAAGAAGCAATAGCGCAAGTACCGTCTGAAGAAGAAGAAGAAGTTGAAGAACCAGAGGAATCAGCTTTGGCAAACTTTTTAGCAAGCTTGAGCGATATATTCAACGGGTGTTTCCCTTGGTGGCTTATCTTGATTTTAGCGCTTTATCCTTTGATGAAACTGATTAATATTCAAAAGGAAAAGAAAAAGGAATTTCCCTTGACAACAAAAAATACGCTTAAAAACCATGAAAGGGTTTGGCTTATATTGACTTTATTTCTTGTATTTTTAGCACTCTACTTTTATTATATTCATTATTTCTGCATAGCAGTATGGATTTTACTTGTTTTGGGATTAGCCACTTTTTTAATCCGGTATTTCATTTTAAGGCAAGGAAAAGCAAACCAGGCACAGGACCAGATAAATTTAGGGCTATAA
- a CDS encoding lamin tail domain-containing protein has protein sequence MKRNKGIVKTSIFRIVVLLMIIGLNWSGISAIGQTLAYFNDTEISGNTSITIGTLDFSLSSPGDFSPLATPDQSANRSIDVINDGTLGFQYQVYASDFSGDMDLCNALQLAANLDEGGAEYSGSLTGFTYNAGEFVEPENWEFIVSLPSDASPDLENKTCNFKFIFNGVQLGNCAGFMDIEEIENTISSGQWAVAEEIKINKVYYDVDADHGTEPANEWVELYNASDSPVDIADWTIEDNTSSDLLSGSTLIIPAYGYAVITGSSSTWDYWSIPGDVIKIVLSDGKIGNGLANDGDRLILKNASGYEVDAMSYGTDTYAFDPACPDVDEGHMLGRVPNGYDTDQASDFKDLEPPTVSVTYYSGTWYCGSTYTINWIAINNNGDDSELLIDIIYITDNDKNGTISDGDNVYLVEEKIGNSGWYDFYIDSCKGYCYYGYVWVKIIAYGPENFMVQGSDTGPRVFEPPVPESDLNAVACPFELEYEEDVPIDVPDISPVDTTSSEEDGVEADEPADEPAIIQDPVINVPDIDPIDTTSSEEDGVEADEPADEPAIIQDPVIDVPDINPIETTTSEQDGVNNEE, from the coding sequence ATGAAACGGAATAAAGGAATTGTAAAAACCTCGATTTTTAGAATTGTTGTGCTTCTGATGATTATCGGGCTTAACTGGTCCGGGATTTCAGCTATTGGCCAAACTTTAGCTTATTTTAATGATACTGAAATTTCTGGCAATACAAGCATTACTATTGGCACATTAGACTTTTCCTTAAGTTCGCCAGGAGATTTTTCTCCTTTAGCTACTCCAGACCAATCTGCAAATAGAAGCATTGATGTTATAAATGACGGCACATTAGGTTTTCAATACCAGGTATATGCAAGTGATTTTTCTGGAGATATGGATCTTTGCAATGCCTTGCAATTAGCAGCTAATTTAGATGAAGGTGGTGCTGAATATTCTGGAAGCTTAACTGGTTTTACTTATAATGCAGGGGAATTTGTTGAGCCGGAAAATTGGGAATTTATTGTAAGTTTGCCTTCCGACGCTTCTCCTGATTTAGAAAATAAAACCTGCAATTTTAAATTTATTTTTAATGGCGTCCAGCTTGGCAACTGCGCTGGTTTTATGGACATAGAAGAGATTGAAAATACAATAAGCTCTGGACAATGGGCAGTTGCAGAGGAAATTAAAATCAACAAAGTTTATTATGATGTTGATGCTGATCACGGAACAGAGCCGGCAAATGAATGGGTTGAACTTTATAATGCTTCTGATTCTCCAGTAGATATTGCTGATTGGACAATTGAAGATAACACATCTTCAGACCTGCTTTCCGGCTCAACGCTTATTATTCCTGCTTATGGCTATGCTGTTATCACAGGCAGTTCATCTACTTGGGATTATTGGAGCATTCCTGGCGATGTAATAAAAATTGTTTTGTCAGACGGCAAAATTGGCAATGGATTGGCTAATGATGGAGATAGATTGATTTTAAAAAATGCTAGTGGATACGAAGTTGACGCGATGAGTTATGGAACTGATACTTACGCTTTTGACCCTGCTTGTCCTGATGTTGATGAAGGGCATATGCTCGGCAGAGTGCCGAATGGTTATGATACTGATCAGGCATCTGACTTTAAAGATTTAGAACCTCCTACCGTATCTGTCACTTATTACAGCGGCACATGGTATTGCGGAAGCACTTATACTATTAATTGGATAGCAATAAATAATAATGGCGATGATAGTGAATTATTGATTGATATTATTTACATCACAGACAATGATAAAAATGGTACAATTAGCGATGGTGATAATGTTTATCTTGTTGAAGAAAAAATAGGAAATTCAGGATGGTATGATTTTTATATAGATTCCTGTAAGGGATATTGTTATTACGGCTATGTTTGGGTTAAAATAATTGCTTATGGCCCAGAGAACTTTATGGTTCAGGGCTCTGATACAGGTCCTCGTGTTTTTGAGCCGCCTGTTCCAGAAAGTGATCTAAATGCAGTAGCTTGTCCTTTTGAACTTGAATATGAAGAGGACGTTCCAATTGATGTGCCAGATATTAGTCCTGTTGATACAACCAGTTCTGAAGAAGATGGGGTAGAAGCTGATGAGCCAGCTGATGAGCCAGCTATAATACAAGACCCTGTTATTAATGTTCCAGATATTGATCCTATTGATACAACCAGTTCTGAAGAAGATGGGGTAGAAGCTGATGAGCCAGCTGATGAGCCAGCTATAATACAAGACCCTGTTATTGATGTTCCAGACATTAATCCAATTGAAACAACCACTTCTGAACAAGATGGGGTAAATAACGAAGAATAA
- a CDS encoding signal peptidase I — translation MKIFKIIYYIFIAFIAAVALLLIISVLPITGNFKVLTVLSGSMEPDIKTGSVVVVKPVDNYKIEDIITFTNSKKPDESVTHRIYDMKVNEGVPVYITKGDANNVPDTREIREKDIIGKVLLDIPYLGYAVNFAKKPLGFALIIIVPAMIIIGDEIRKIYGELKKKKTNETE, via the coding sequence ATGAAGATATTTAAAATAATTTACTACATTTTTATTGCTTTTATCGCTGCCGTCGCTCTTTTACTGATTATTTCTGTTCTCCCGATTACTGGAAATTTTAAAGTGCTGACTGTTCTTTCCGGATCAATGGAACCAGATATTAAGACAGGGAGCGTAGTAGTAGTAAAGCCGGTTGATAATTATAAGATTGAAGATATCATTACTTTTACAAATTCGAAGAAGCCGGACGAATCAGTTACCCACAGAATTTACGATATGAAAGTCAATGAAGGAGTTCCTGTTTATATTACCAAGGGTGATGCCAATAATGTTCCTGACACAAGGGAAATACGAGAAAAAGATATTATTGGAAAAGTTTTGCTGGATATTCCTTATCTTGGCTACGCTGTGAATTTTGCTAAAAAGCCGTTAGGATTTGCTTTAATTATTATTGTTCCAGCCATGATTATCATTGGCGACGAAATTAGAAAAATCTATGGAGAGCTTAAAAAAAAGAAAACAAATGAAACGGAATAA
- a CDS encoding SipW-dependent-type signal peptide-containing protein has translation MEKRINTILIMLMFIVMSITVAGTAAYFGDTETSAGNVFTAGAIDITIAPGGDTVSLPAEIVDMKPCITKYITINVTNEFNSNPINLWKKIANVVNEENGIIEPEQVWYDNNGIGIEGKNDIDTVIEYDMTVEGEVLIDISNGLTIEQIKDYYIYLGQIEPNETVEISQSYHMKGDTENWAQSDKMNFDIEFLAQQLTAPSPENELPGYEKPNE, from the coding sequence ATGGAGAAGAGAATAAACACAATTTTAATAATGTTAATGTTCATTGTTATGTCTATTACAGTTGCTGGAACAGCAGCTTACTTTGGCGATACTGAAACCAGTGCTGGTAATGTTTTTACTGCTGGAGCTATTGACATTACTATTGCGCCAGGCGGTGATACAGTATCTTTGCCGGCTGAAATTGTTGATATGAAGCCCTGTATCACAAAATACATTACAATTAATGTAACCAATGAATTCAATTCCAATCCAATTAATCTTTGGAAAAAGATTGCCAATGTGGTTAATGAGGAAAATGGCATAATAGAGCCAGAGCAGGTTTGGTACGACAATAATGGAATCGGAATAGAAGGGAAAAACGATATAGATACAGTTATAGAATATGATATGACAGTTGAAGGAGAAGTTTTAATAGATATAAGCAATGGTTTAACAATTGAACAAATTAAAGATTATTATATTTATTTAGGTCAGATTGAACCCAATGAGACAGTTGAAATATCGCAAAGTTATCATATGAAAGGTGATACTGAAAACTGGGCGCAGAGTGATAAAATGAATTTTGATATTGAGTTTTTAGCCCAGCAGCTCACTGCGCCATCTCCGGAAAACGAATTGCCAGGATACGAAAAACCAAATGAATAA